TTAAAGAACATCTTACAAATCCGGAGAGAATTACAATTGTACATACTGATACCGTGATTGAAGGAACAGATGAACCTGTCAGAGCGGTGAGAAGAAAAAAAGATGCATCAATGGTGCTGATGGCGAACGCTGTAAAAGAAGGACAGGCTGATGCCTGTATATCTGCCGGGAACACGGGTGCATTAATGACAGCTGGTTTATTTATAGTAGGAAGAATTGATGGAATTGAAAGGCCAGCATTGTCGCCGACACTTCCAACCATTGAAGGGCAAGGGTTCTTAATGCTTGATGTTGGGGCAAATGTTGACGCAAAGCCTGAGCATTTGCAGCAATACGCAATCATGGGTTCCGTATATGCCGAAAAGGTCCGCGGCCTTGCAAACCCAAGAATCGGATTGCTGAATGTCGGCACAGAGGACAAAAAAGGAAATGAGCTGACAAAAGCAGCATTTCAATTGTTGAAAGAATCCAATTTAAACTTTATTGGAAACGTTGAAGCAAGAGATCTTCTCGACGGAGTAGCTGATGTCGTTGTTACGGACGGATTTACCGGCAATGTTGCTCTAAAAACAATAGAGGGAACAGCGCTGTCCGTCTTTAATATGCTGAAGTCAGCACTGACAAGCAATATGAAATCAAAACTTGCAGCAGCTGTATTAAAACCGCAATTAAAAGAGATCAAAGTGAAAATGGATTACTCTGAGTACGGGGGCGCCGGATTGTTCGGCCTGAAAGCGCCGGTTATTAAAGCACACGGCTCTTCTGATCCTAACGCTGTCTACAATGCAATCCGCCAGGCGCGTGAGATGGTAATCAACGACGTCTGCAAAACGATTCAAAAAACCATTGAAAAAACGAATTCTGTTTAAGCATGAGAGGAGATAGAATATGAGTAAAATAGCCTTTATTTTTCCTGGACAAGGGTCGCAGACCGTCGGCATGGGAAAAGATCTGTATGATGAAGTCGAAGCATCTCGCAGTGTGTTTGCAGCTGCAGATGACAAGCTTGGTTTTCAGCTTTCTGAGTTAATCTTTGAAGGTCCGCAAGAAAAGCTGACATTAACATACAACGCACAGCCGGCTCTGCTGACGGCAAGCATCGCTTTATTGGAAAAATTGAAAGAAAGCGGGATTCAGCCGGATTTTGTTGCTGGACACAGTCTTGGAGAATACACGGCACTAGTTGCAGGTGGAGTCCTTTCCTTTGAAGATGCTGTATATGCTGTCAGAAAACGCGGAGAATATATGAACGAAGCAGTTCCTGCAGGTGTCGGAGCAATGGCAGCCATTCTGGGAATGAATTCAGATGAGCTTCGCGAAGTAACAGAACAAATCACAAGCGATGGCTTTTCTGTACAGCTGGCAAACTTAAATTGTCCTGGTCAGATTGTCATTTCAGGTACAGCTGAAGGTGTGGAAAAGGCATCTGCATTAGCAAAAGAAAAGGGCGCGAAAAGAGCGATCCCGCTTGATGTGAGCGGTCCGTTTCATTCAGAGCTGATGAAACCTGCTGCAGAAAAGTTTAAAAATATACTTGATGAAGTAAGCCTTAGTGATGCTTCTATACCAGTGGTGGCAAATGTAACGGCAGCGCCTGTAACAAGCAGCGCAGAAATAAAAACCCTGCTTGTCGAACAGTTGTTTTCTCCAGTAAGATGGGAGCAATCGATCGGCGAAATGATTGAACAGGGTGTTACGACATTTGTTGAAATCGGACCTGGAAAAGTTCTTTCAGGATTAGTGAAAAAAATCGATCGCAAGGTAAACACGATTGCTGTATCTGACTTAGCATCAATCGAGGCTGCAATCGAAAAGCTCAGGGAGGTCAAATAATGGTTGAAGGTAAAGTGGCATTAGTTACTGGAGCATCAAGAGGAATCGGCCGCGCAATTGCACTTGAACTGGCTCAAAATGGTGCAAATGTAGCTGTAAATTACGCTGGGAGCGAAGCGAAAGCGAATGAAGTTGTTGATGAAATAAAGGCACTTGGCAGAGAAGCATTTGCCGTTCAGGCAGATGTCAGCGACAGTGATGCTGTAGCTGCTATGGTCAAAGCTACAGTGGAGCAATTCGGCAGACTGGACATACTAGTTAACAATGCCGGCATTACAAAGGATAATCTGCTGATGAGAATGAAAGACTCTGAATGGGATGATGTCATTAACATCAATTTAAAAGGTGTTTTTCTAACAACAAAAGCAGTTACCCGCCAAATGATGAAGCAGCGTCAAGGACGAATTATCAATATCGCATCCATTGTAGGAGTTAGCGGAAATCCTGGTCAGGCGAATTATGTAGCGGCAAAAGCTGGTGTTATCGGCTTAACGAAAACAGCAGCTAAAGAGCTTTCATCGAGAAATATTACTGTTAATGCCATCGCACCCGGGTTTATTACAACCGATATGACGGATAAACTGACAGAAGAAGTGAAAAATGAAATGCTGAAGCAAATTCCGCTTGCCCGGTTTGGCGAGCCATCCGACATATCAAATGCGGTAACGTTTTTAGCTTCAGATAAAAGCAGCTATATCACAGGTCAAACGATCCATATTGACGGCGGAATGGTCATGTAAATAAAGATTTAGAGGTCTTCTTTTAGATTCTCTGATTTCGGCTAGTTTTTTAATAGGATATACACTATAATACTTTGAGGGGAGGTGAAATGTTATGGCAGATGTACTAGCTCGCGTAACGAAAATTATCGTTGACCGTCTTGGTGTTGATGAGGCTGAAGTAAAAATGGAAGCTTCTTTTAAAGACGATTTAGGTGCGGATTCCCTTGATGTAGTAGAACTTGTTATGGAACTTGAAGATGAGTTCGACATGGAGATTTCTGATGAAGATGCAGAAACAATTGCAACAGTGGGAGACGCTGTGAACTACATACAAAGTCAACAGTAATGTTGCATTTAAAGTCCCGTTTTAAAGCGGGGCTTTATCCCTTTTAAAACATGGGAACAAAAAAGAAAAGATG
The window above is part of the Metabacillus dongyingensis genome. Proteins encoded here:
- the plsX gene encoding phosphate acyltransferase PlsX, producing the protein MKIAIDAMGGDNAPKAIVEGAMKAVTLFNDIEITLYGKEALIKEHLTNPERITIVHTDTVIEGTDEPVRAVRRKKDASMVLMANAVKEGQADACISAGNTGALMTAGLFIVGRIDGIERPALSPTLPTIEGQGFLMLDVGANVDAKPEHLQQYAIMGSVYAEKVRGLANPRIGLLNVGTEDKKGNELTKAAFQLLKESNLNFIGNVEARDLLDGVADVVVTDGFTGNVALKTIEGTALSVFNMLKSALTSNMKSKLAAAVLKPQLKEIKVKMDYSEYGGAGLFGLKAPVIKAHGSSDPNAVYNAIRQAREMVINDVCKTIQKTIEKTNSV
- the fabD gene encoding ACP S-malonyltransferase, producing MSKIAFIFPGQGSQTVGMGKDLYDEVEASRSVFAAADDKLGFQLSELIFEGPQEKLTLTYNAQPALLTASIALLEKLKESGIQPDFVAGHSLGEYTALVAGGVLSFEDAVYAVRKRGEYMNEAVPAGVGAMAAILGMNSDELREVTEQITSDGFSVQLANLNCPGQIVISGTAEGVEKASALAKEKGAKRAIPLDVSGPFHSELMKPAAEKFKNILDEVSLSDASIPVVANVTAAPVTSSAEIKTLLVEQLFSPVRWEQSIGEMIEQGVTTFVEIGPGKVLSGLVKKIDRKVNTIAVSDLASIEAAIEKLREVK
- the fabG gene encoding 3-oxoacyl-[acyl-carrier-protein] reductase produces the protein MVEGKVALVTGASRGIGRAIALELAQNGANVAVNYAGSEAKANEVVDEIKALGREAFAVQADVSDSDAVAAMVKATVEQFGRLDILVNNAGITKDNLLMRMKDSEWDDVININLKGVFLTTKAVTRQMMKQRQGRIINIASIVGVSGNPGQANYVAAKAGVIGLTKTAAKELSSRNITVNAIAPGFITTDMTDKLTEEVKNEMLKQIPLARFGEPSDISNAVTFLASDKSSYITGQTIHIDGGMVM
- the acpP gene encoding acyl carrier protein — translated: MADVLARVTKIIVDRLGVDEAEVKMEASFKDDLGADSLDVVELVMELEDEFDMEISDEDAETIATVGDAVNYIQSQQ